A section of the Oryzias latipes chromosome 10, ASM223467v1 genome encodes:
- the higd2a gene encoding HIG1 domain family member 2A, mitochondrial encodes MCNRKGCVKAVDASMVAASTQAAPQSPAPPSGPMPFDLSQPPVIEGFFPSPKIKDETFKEKFIRKTKENPFVPIGCLGTAGALMYGLRAFHQGKTRQSQLLMRGRIFAQGFTVVAIIVGVFATAVKPKP; translated from the exons ATGTGTAACCGGAAGGGGTGCGTCAAAGCAGTCGATGCAAGTATGGTGGCTGCATCGACACAAGCGGCGCCGCAGTCTCCGGCACCGCCGTCTGGGCCCATGCCTTTTGACCTTTCGCAACCTCCTGTCATTGAAGGCTTCTTCCCTTCCCCGAAAATCAAGGATGAAACTTTCAAAGAGAAATTCATCAGGAAAACCAAGGAGAACCCTTTCGTCCCCATAG GCTGTTTGGGAACAGCAGGAGCCCTGATGTACGGCCTCCGCGCTTTCCACCAAGGAAAGACCAGACAATCCCAGTTGCTGATGAGGGGACGCATCTTTGCCCAGGGCTTCACTGTTGTTGCCATCATCGTGGGCGTCTTTGCCACAGCTGTGAAACCCAAGCCGTGA